In Halorubrum sp. PV6, a single window of DNA contains:
- a CDS encoding lamin tail domain-containing protein, protein MNRSRRASHALVVVALAVVIVLAGCTGAPVSDPTATDGSSEAPLDDAAEPATANGTLEVHYINVGQSVSTLVVGSGGETLLVDTGHYNDDGEHVLAYLRRHGIERIDHLVTSHNDADHIGGNGAVIDYYETEADGIGAIYDPGIAASTRTYGEYLDAVEEHDVTLYETRAGDTIPFGETTVDVLGPPEPYLEGGDRNENSIVLKLTHGDTSLVLSGDAEDDQEAYLVDEYGDRLRSTVLKAGHHGSSSSSGGAFIDAVNPRVAVVSSAYDSQYGHPHEEVLRRFADRSIPTYWTATHGDIVFVSDGATVSVRTQRDAPTAPLALRDGDPVEPGTSDGVAERVQITGGETVAVADGGSETPEGGADEGSTAESDGGLELARVNADAAGDDGANLNDEYVVFENAGSDALDLSGWTVADEADKRYVIPDGVTLAPGETLTLYTGSGADTDRELYWGAGSPVWNNAGDTVFVTTETGERVLAESYE, encoded by the coding sequence ATGAACCGATCTCGACGAGCGTCACACGCGCTCGTCGTCGTCGCCCTCGCCGTCGTGATCGTCCTCGCCGGCTGTACGGGGGCGCCGGTCAGCGACCCGACCGCGACCGACGGCTCGTCCGAGGCGCCGTTGGACGACGCGGCGGAACCGGCGACGGCGAACGGCACGCTCGAAGTCCACTATATAAATGTCGGGCAGTCGGTCAGCACGCTCGTCGTGGGGTCGGGCGGCGAGACGCTGCTCGTCGACACCGGCCACTACAACGACGACGGCGAACACGTCCTCGCGTACCTCCGACGGCACGGGATAGAGCGGATCGACCACCTCGTCACCTCGCACAACGACGCGGACCACATCGGCGGGAACGGGGCCGTCATCGACTACTACGAGACGGAGGCCGACGGGATCGGTGCGATCTACGATCCGGGGATCGCGGCGAGTACGCGCACCTACGGCGAGTACTTAGACGCCGTTGAGGAACACGACGTGACGCTGTACGAGACGCGGGCGGGCGATACGATCCCCTTCGGCGAGACCACCGTCGACGTGCTCGGGCCGCCGGAGCCGTACCTCGAAGGCGGAGACCGAAACGAGAACAGCATCGTTCTCAAACTCACGCACGGCGACACGAGTCTCGTGCTGTCCGGCGACGCCGAAGACGACCAGGAGGCGTATCTCGTCGACGAGTACGGCGACCGGCTGCGGTCGACGGTGCTGAAGGCGGGCCACCACGGGTCGAGCAGTTCCTCGGGCGGCGCGTTCATCGACGCCGTGAACCCGCGGGTCGCGGTCGTCTCCAGCGCGTACGACTCACAGTACGGCCATCCCCACGAGGAGGTCCTCCGGCGCTTCGCCGACCGATCTATCCCGACGTACTGGACGGCGACGCACGGCGACATCGTCTTCGTCAGCGACGGCGCGACCGTCTCCGTGCGCACGCAGCGCGACGCTCCGACGGCCCCGCTGGCGCTCCGCGACGGCGACCCGGTCGAACCCGGAACGAGCGACGGAGTCGCGGAACGGGTCCAGATAACCGGCGGCGAGACCGTCGCCGTCGCCGACGGCGGCAGCGAGACGCCCGAGGGCGGTGCCGACGAGGGGTCGACCGCGGAATCTGACGGGGGGCTCGAACTCGCGAGGGTGAACGCCGACGCCGCGGGCGACGACGGAGCGAACCTCAACGACGAGTACGTCGTCTTCGAGAACGCGGGGAGCGACGCCCTCGATCTGTCCGGGTGGACCGTGGCCGACGAGGCCGACAAACGCTACGTGATCCCGGACGGCGTAACGCTCGCGCCGGGCGAGACGCTGACGCTGTACACGGGAAGCGGCGCCGACACCGACCGCGAACTCTACTGGGGCGCCGGCTCGCCGGTCTGGAACAACGCCGGCGACACCGTGTTCGTCACGACCGAGACCGGCGAGCGAGTCCTCGCGGAGTCGTACGAATGA
- a CDS encoding DUF3006 family protein, producing the protein MTRIDLADGAYTAVVDSVEDGLATLFFEADEETVGDAVVDAAQLPKAGRHADAIVAVEIEDNAIATATYDAERTAARAEAAQDRFDRLSRRPPGRDSEE; encoded by the coding sequence ATGACCCGCATCGACCTCGCCGACGGCGCGTACACGGCGGTCGTCGATTCGGTGGAAGATGGCCTTGCGACCCTCTTTTTCGAGGCGGACGAGGAGACGGTCGGCGACGCCGTCGTCGACGCGGCTCAACTCCCGAAGGCGGGCCGACACGCGGACGCGATCGTGGCCGTCGAAATCGAGGACAACGCCATCGCGACCGCGACGTACGACGCCGAGCGAACCGCGGCCCGCGCGGAGGCCGCACAGGACCGGTTCGACCGGCTGTCCCGCCGACCGCCGGGACGCGACAGCGAGGAGTGA
- a CDS encoding ATPase domain-containing protein yields the protein MTPDSLPKTPSGTPGFDGVLAGGVPAGQTTVVFGGPGSGKTIVALQFLAAGDSGLYVGFEEAEDQLRRNAEALGIDLSDVSVLDLSPAGEQFFDDDSYTVFPTEEVDGEELLGQIGSRLRESDADRLVIDPLSELRALLPDDFQFRRKVAALFSALTERNITTLCTAQLGDRPAEDDLQFLANTVVELRKTTERRTLEVTKYRGSDFASGYHTLRIHAGRGAVVYPKLVPGDYHEDYERTQLPSDVPNLDDLLSGGIPRGSVTVISGPSGVGKTTTGSLFLQAAAKRGERAIGYLFEELRADYLYRSEQLGLDVRSLVDEGTLEIEEVEALKRSPDEFATHVREAVEERDIEFVMLDGVTGYRQGLRGDDSDGALTRELHALCRYLKRVGVTVVLLEEVSYVTGEFSPTEHHISYLADNIVFLRYLEVDGRLEKAIGVLKMRYGDFDNSLRELRISSDGLTIGGPLSEYHGLLTGMANPASRSDDDDPGDAER from the coding sequence ATGACTCCCGATAGTTTGCCGAAGACGCCGTCCGGGACGCCCGGCTTCGATGGCGTCTTGGCCGGCGGCGTCCCAGCGGGGCAGACGACGGTCGTGTTCGGCGGACCGGGGTCCGGGAAGACGATAGTCGCCTTGCAGTTCCTGGCCGCCGGCGACTCCGGGCTCTACGTCGGGTTCGAAGAGGCGGAAGACCAGCTCCGGCGAAACGCCGAGGCGCTGGGAATCGATCTCTCGGACGTTTCGGTGCTGGATTTAAGCCCCGCGGGCGAGCAGTTCTTCGACGACGACTCCTACACCGTCTTCCCGACCGAGGAGGTCGACGGCGAAGAGCTGTTAGGCCAGATCGGGTCGCGGCTCCGGGAGAGCGACGCCGACCGCCTCGTGATCGACCCGCTCTCGGAACTGCGGGCGCTGCTCCCCGACGACTTCCAGTTTCGGCGCAAGGTCGCGGCGCTTTTCAGCGCGCTCACGGAGCGGAACATCACGACGCTCTGTACCGCCCAACTGGGCGACCGACCGGCCGAGGACGACCTCCAGTTCCTCGCGAACACGGTCGTCGAACTCCGGAAGACCACGGAGCGCCGGACCCTCGAAGTGACGAAGTACCGCGGGTCGGACTTCGCGAGCGGCTATCACACCCTGCGGATCCACGCCGGACGAGGGGCGGTCGTCTATCCGAAACTCGTCCCCGGCGACTACCACGAGGACTACGAGCGCACGCAGTTGCCCTCCGACGTCCCGAACCTCGACGACCTGCTCTCCGGCGGCATCCCCCGCGGCTCGGTGACGGTCATCTCGGGCCCCTCCGGCGTCGGCAAGACGACGACCGGCTCGCTGTTCCTGCAGGCCGCCGCGAAGCGGGGCGAGCGGGCCATCGGCTACCTCTTCGAGGAACTGCGCGCGGATTACCTCTATCGGAGCGAGCAGTTGGGGCTGGACGTGCGATCGCTCGTCGACGAAGGTACCCTCGAAATCGAGGAGGTGGAGGCGTTGAAACGGAGCCCCGACGAGTTCGCCACGCACGTCAGGGAGGCGGTCGAAGAGCGCGACATCGAGTTCGTGATGTTAGACGGCGTTACGGGGTACCGACAGGGGCTCCGCGGCGACGACTCCGACGGGGCGTTGACCCGCGAACTCCACGCGCTCTGTCGATACCTGAAGCGCGTGGGCGTGACGGTGGTCCTCCTCGAAGAGGTGTCGTACGTGACCGGGGAGTTCTCGCCGACGGAACACCACATCAGCTACCTCGCGGACAACATCGTCTTCCTCCGGTACCTCGAAGTGGACGGCCGGCTGGAGAAGGCCATCGGCGTGTTGAAGATGCGGTACGGCGACTTCGACAACTCGCTGCGCGAACTGCGGATATCCAGCGACGGCCTCACGATCGGCGGCCCGCTCTCGGAGTACCACGGCCTGCTCACTGGGATGGCTAACCCGGCCAGTCGGTCGGATGACGACGACCCAGGCGACGCCGAGAGATGA
- a CDS encoding PAS domain S-box protein, giving the protein MTLARERGPVHLAFDIERDQNRELLTDLFAAFEIVEFSGAVPDGTDLCIVDERAFQRSPERFVTWKAEEGSLFAPVAVLSEPTTADPWQSFDESLLAEADDILQIPVSKAEFTSRIEKLLTMREFTSTVNEQKQFSELVFQSSPLAKLVIEQDGTIVQANERAGELFDADPASIAGTVYNESDWVAVDDEGTEIPAEELPFSRVFETNKPVYGREYTIRHPQGPETNVSVNVAPVRDASGSIEYVVATLEDITVRRAQSARLERQVDLFRQAQEIASLGAWEYDVQTGEQWVSRGVDRILGVQSAADIPIEEHFELYHPTDRPAIREAFDRAVEEGEPYDLELRITRPDGEERWVRTLGEPQGDDGEVLRVRGAIQDITNRKKREVERKRMSNAVESAPIGITLSDPDREDNPLIYVNEGFLDMTGYTREEALGRNCRFLQGTDTLEEHVRTVRKAIDAEKTVTVTLRNYRKDGSLFWNRLTVSPVYDEDGSLTNFIGFQEDVSDLMQQQRQLGILDRYLRHNLRNSLNVVQGHAELVQQKADPPVAEYGAIIERTSTTLLQNVEKERAITELLRSPLNPTTIELMPLLRSIVDEFEGAYPHATVSLSGPDDIWVDALPKLAEALGELIENAIQHTDSESPTIDVAVKVGADTARVIVSDSGPGIPEMEVNVLVNRTAENPTYHGQGFGLWMVYLIVQHSGGNVTFEGSEEGTTVTVELPLADEDATD; this is encoded by the coding sequence ATGACGCTGGCTCGTGAGCGCGGTCCGGTTCACCTCGCGTTCGACATCGAGCGCGATCAGAACCGGGAGCTACTCACGGACCTGTTCGCGGCGTTCGAAATCGTCGAGTTCTCCGGGGCGGTTCCCGACGGAACCGACCTCTGTATCGTCGACGAGCGGGCCTTCCAGCGATCGCCGGAGCGGTTCGTCACGTGGAAGGCCGAGGAGGGGTCGCTGTTCGCTCCGGTGGCGGTGCTCTCGGAGCCGACGACCGCCGACCCGTGGCAGTCGTTCGACGAGTCGCTGTTGGCGGAGGCCGACGACATCCTGCAGATCCCCGTCTCGAAGGCCGAGTTCACCTCGCGCATCGAGAAGCTGCTCACGATGCGGGAGTTCACCAGCACGGTGAACGAGCAGAAACAGTTCTCGGAGTTGGTGTTTCAGTCCAGCCCGCTGGCGAAACTCGTCATCGAGCAGGACGGTACCATCGTCCAGGCGAACGAGCGCGCCGGAGAGCTGTTCGACGCCGACCCGGCGAGCATCGCCGGAACGGTCTACAACGAGAGCGACTGGGTCGCCGTCGACGACGAGGGCACCGAGATCCCTGCCGAGGAACTGCCCTTCTCCCGCGTGTTCGAGACGAACAAACCGGTCTACGGACGCGAGTACACGATCAGGCACCCACAGGGCCCCGAGACCAACGTGTCGGTGAACGTGGCGCCGGTTCGGGACGCGTCCGGGTCGATCGAGTACGTCGTCGCGACGCTCGAAGACATCACGGTTCGGCGGGCGCAGTCGGCGCGGCTCGAACGACAGGTGGACCTGTTCCGGCAAGCACAGGAGATCGCCAGCCTCGGGGCGTGGGAGTACGACGTTCAGACCGGTGAGCAGTGGGTGAGCCGCGGCGTCGACCGAATTCTCGGAGTGCAGTCGGCGGCGGATATCCCGATCGAAGAACACTTCGAGTTATACCATCCCACGGACCGCCCGGCCATCCGCGAGGCGTTCGATCGGGCCGTAGAGGAGGGCGAGCCGTACGACCTCGAACTCAGGATCACTCGTCCCGACGGGGAAGAGCGCTGGGTTCGGACCCTCGGCGAGCCGCAAGGCGACGACGGCGAGGTCCTCCGCGTTCGAGGCGCGATACAGGACATCACCAACCGGAAAAAGCGGGAAGTGGAGCGAAAGCGCATGTCGAACGCCGTCGAGAGCGCGCCCATCGGGATCACGCTCAGCGACCCCGACCGCGAGGACAACCCGCTGATATACGTGAACGAGGGGTTCCTCGACATGACGGGGTACACGCGGGAGGAAGCGCTCGGCCGCAACTGCCGGTTTCTCCAGGGAACGGACACGCTCGAAGAACACGTCCGCACCGTCCGCAAGGCGATAGACGCCGAGAAGACGGTGACGGTCACGCTCCGAAACTATCGGAAAGACGGATCGCTGTTCTGGAACCGTCTGACCGTCTCGCCCGTGTACGACGAGGACGGCTCGTTGACCAACTTCATCGGGTTCCAAGAGGACGTGAGCGACCTCATGCAACAGCAGCGACAGCTCGGGATCTTGGACCGCTACCTGCGTCACAACCTCCGAAACTCGTTGAACGTCGTACAGGGACACGCCGAACTCGTCCAGCAGAAGGCCGACCCGCCGGTCGCGGAGTACGGGGCGATCATCGAACGGACCAGCACGACGCTCCTCCAGAACGTGGAGAAGGAACGCGCGATCACGGAACTGCTCCGGTCGCCGCTCAACCCGACGACGATCGAACTCATGCCGCTGCTCCGATCGATCGTCGACGAGTTCGAGGGGGCGTACCCGCACGCGACGGTGTCGCTCTCCGGCCCCGACGACATCTGGGTCGACGCGTTGCCCAAACTGGCGGAGGCGCTCGGGGAGCTCATCGAGAACGCCATCCAACACACCGACAGCGAGTCGCCGACGATCGATGTCGCCGTCAAGGTCGGCGCCGACACCGCTCGCGTGATCGTTTCGGACAGCGGTCCCGGCATCCCGGAGATGGAGGTGAACGTCCTCGTCAACCGAACCGCCGAAAACCCCACCTACCACGGACAGGGGTTCGGCCTGTGGATGGTGTACCTCATCGTGCAACACTCCGGCGGGAACGTGACGTTCGAGGGCTCCGAGGAGGGGACGACCGTCACGGTCGAGTTGCCCCTCGCGGACGAGGACGCGACGGACTGA
- a CDS encoding methyl-accepting chemotaxis protein, with amino-acid sequence MSHAASLATDEIESIEAQANEAAGQVAALEADMNEIGEIVEMISGIAEKTNILALNASIEAARAGEAGEGFGVVASEVKSLAEEASEATAAVEARIENAQASTTETVAGMEQMSERVERGSETIESAIEMFDEIADAVQEAESGIREISDATDDQAASTEEVVSVVDEVASVSEQTAAEASNVSAATEEQTSSLAETAETIQELSALAGDLNDQVAGFETTTEMTVQVTPQTQAATDGGAASASRSSERSD; translated from the coding sequence GTGAGCCACGCGGCGTCGCTTGCGACCGACGAGATCGAGTCGATCGAAGCGCAGGCGAACGAGGCGGCCGGACAGGTCGCGGCGCTCGAAGCGGACATGAATGAGATCGGCGAGATCGTCGAGATGATCTCCGGGATCGCGGAGAAGACGAACATTTTGGCGCTCAACGCGTCGATCGAGGCGGCGCGTGCCGGCGAGGCCGGGGAGGGGTTCGGCGTCGTCGCCTCCGAGGTGAAGTCGCTCGCGGAGGAGGCGTCGGAGGCGACGGCCGCCGTCGAAGCGCGCATCGAGAACGCACAAGCAAGCACGACGGAGACCGTCGCGGGGATGGAGCAGATGAGCGAGCGCGTCGAGCGCGGGTCGGAGACGATCGAGAGCGCGATCGAGATGTTCGACGAGATCGCGGACGCGGTCCAGGAGGCCGAAAGCGGGATCCGAGAGATCAGCGACGCGACCGACGACCAGGCCGCCTCGACGGAGGAGGTCGTCTCGGTGGTGGACGAAGTGGCGAGCGTGAGCGAACAGACCGCCGCGGAGGCGAGCAACGTCTCGGCGGCGACCGAAGAGCAGACCTCGTCGCTCGCGGAGACCGCCGAGACGATTCAAGAGCTCTCCGCGTTGGCCGGAGACCTCAACGACCAGGTGGCGGGGTTCGAAACGACGACGGAGATGACGGTTCAGGTGACCCCACAGACGCAGGCAGCGACCGACGGCGGCGCAGCGTCCGCGTCCCGCTCCTCGGAGCGGTCCGACTGA
- a CDS encoding HalOD1 output domain-containing protein, whose product MYDDLTTSIIAAISERKDVDPSDLEVILAEHVDLHAIEQLAKHETSTWQLEFELPEHTVSVTSDGGVLVDGQETQTQPTD is encoded by the coding sequence ATGTACGACGATCTCACGACGAGTATCATTGCAGCGATTTCTGAGAGGAAGGACGTCGATCCGAGCGATCTCGAAGTCATTCTCGCCGAACACGTCGATCTACACGCTATCGAACAGCTCGCGAAACACGAGACCAGCACGTGGCAACTCGAATTCGAACTCCCCGAACATACGGTCTCTGTCACGTCCGACGGCGGGGTTCTCGTCGACGGTCAGGAAACACAGACGCAGCCTACTGATTGA
- a CDS encoding MFS transporter: MTRRLYGGLLGMVFVVNFGRVVFAPLVEPLQAAFDVGPATVGAIVSLVWFGTALPRLPLSYVLTRVSRRRVVVASGVMLTAAAALTASSPDIRTFRIGVLAVGVASGTYFVSAVPLIGELYPDRVGKRIGIHGTAAQLAAVAAPTVVVSVVAVTTWRAVFWLLAAAGLLTTLVFAVGLRGTERSPEAPPARNFRGVLGNWRVVLTGMLFISAAGFVWQGLFNFYVSVMLGRGLDPGTANALLTITFAAGIPAFWASGALVDRLPTIPYILGLVGAFTAGVFGVTLFSGAVALGAVSVVLGYTIHGLFPALDTYVLSALPADTRAGTFAAFSGLSIALEASGSGVVGALVEAGYPFTTVFRGFAGGLVVVLVVAAGLYRRDRLPAADRVTGATES, translated from the coding sequence ATGACTCGCCGTCTGTACGGGGGCCTGCTCGGGATGGTCTTCGTTGTCAACTTCGGGCGCGTCGTCTTTGCGCCGCTCGTCGAGCCGCTCCAAGCCGCGTTTGACGTCGGGCCGGCGACCGTCGGCGCCATCGTCTCGCTCGTCTGGTTCGGCACCGCGCTCCCCCGGCTCCCGCTGAGTTACGTGCTCACGCGCGTCTCCAGGCGACGGGTCGTCGTCGCGTCCGGCGTGATGCTCACCGCGGCGGCCGCCCTCACCGCGTCGTCGCCCGACATCCGGACGTTTCGGATCGGGGTCCTCGCCGTCGGCGTCGCCTCCGGCACGTACTTCGTCTCCGCGGTGCCGCTCATCGGGGAGCTGTACCCCGACCGGGTCGGCAAGCGCATCGGGATTCACGGGACTGCGGCGCAACTCGCGGCCGTGGCCGCCCCGACGGTCGTCGTGTCGGTCGTCGCCGTCACCACCTGGCGGGCCGTGTTCTGGCTGCTCGCGGCCGCGGGCCTCCTGACCACCCTCGTCTTCGCCGTCGGCCTCCGAGGGACCGAACGATCCCCGGAGGCGCCGCCGGCGCGGAACTTCCGCGGCGTGCTCGGCAACTGGCGGGTCGTTCTCACGGGGATGCTGTTTATCAGTGCCGCCGGGTTCGTCTGGCAGGGGCTGTTCAACTTCTACGTCTCCGTGATGCTCGGTCGGGGACTCGATCCGGGGACCGCGAACGCGCTCCTGACGATCACGTTCGCGGCGGGGATACCGGCGTTCTGGGCCAGCGGCGCGCTCGTCGACCGGCTGCCGACGATCCCGTACATCCTCGGACTCGTCGGCGCGTTCACCGCCGGAGTGTTCGGCGTGACCCTGTTCAGCGGCGCGGTCGCGCTCGGCGCGGTGTCGGTCGTCCTCGGTTACACCATCCACGGCCTGTTCCCCGCGCTCGACACCTACGTCCTCTCGGCGCTCCCGGCCGACACGCGCGCCGGTACGTTCGCCGCGTTCAGCGGGCTCTCGATCGCCCTCGAAGCCTCCGGAAGCGGCGTCGTCGGCGCGCTCGTCGAGGCCGGCTACCCGTTCACCACGGTGTTCCGCGGGTTCGCGGGCGGGCTCGTCGTCGTCCTCGTCGTCGCCGCGGGGCTCTACCGACGCGACCGACTCCCCGCGGCCGACCGCGTCACCGGCGCCACTGAGTCGTGA
- a CDS encoding chorismate mutase — protein MSETPNPEEMSLDELRREIEDIDQEIVELIARRTYVADTVAAVKEERDLPTTDEGQEERVMERAGANAERFDVDANLVKAIFRLLIELNKVEQRESR, from the coding sequence ATGAGCGAAACACCGAACCCCGAAGAGATGAGTCTGGACGAACTGCGCCGAGAGATCGAAGACATCGATCAGGAGATCGTCGAACTGATCGCGCGCCGAACCTACGTCGCCGACACGGTGGCGGCCGTGAAAGAAGAGCGCGACCTCCCGACGACCGACGAGGGCCAAGAGGAGCGCGTGATGGAGCGCGCCGGCGCGAACGCCGAGCGTTTCGACGTCGACGCGAACCTCGTGAAAGCGATCTTCCGCCTGCTGATCGAACTGAACAAGGTCGAGCAAAGAGAGAGCCGGTAG
- a CDS encoding shikimate kinase produces the protein MEGRAAALGAGTVSNALATGTGAAFGIDVETRATVTLDPDANGVDGRISEAPDADTALIERCVALATERWGDGEGGAVRTDSDVPLAAGLKSSSAAANATVLATCDALGLTVGDEAGDAAPAVDVTRIEACRLGVRAAREAGVTVTGAFDDATASMLGGVTVTDNGADELRSREAVDWDVLVWTPPERAYSADADVARCEAVAPMADLVTDLALDGRYAEAMTVNGLAFSAALGFDADPAVEAMPHATGVSLSGTGPSVVAVADPTDPDTDLDAVADAWGERPGTLRETTTRNDGAAVSGE, from the coding sequence ATGGAGGGACGCGCAGCGGCGCTCGGCGCGGGAACCGTGTCGAACGCGCTCGCGACGGGTACCGGCGCGGCCTTCGGTATCGACGTCGAGACGCGCGCAACGGTGACGCTCGACCCGGACGCGAACGGTGTCGACGGACGGATCAGCGAGGCCCCCGACGCCGACACCGCGCTGATCGAGCGCTGCGTCGCGCTCGCGACCGAGCGATGGGGCGACGGCGAAGGCGGGGCCGTCCGAACCGACAGCGACGTACCGCTCGCGGCGGGACTGAAAAGCTCCAGCGCGGCGGCCAACGCGACCGTGCTGGCGACCTGCGACGCGCTCGGGCTGACCGTGGGAGACGAGGCCGGCGACGCGGCCCCGGCGGTCGACGTCACCCGAATCGAGGCCTGCCGGCTCGGCGTGCGGGCCGCCCGCGAGGCGGGCGTGACGGTCACGGGGGCGTTCGACGACGCGACAGCCTCGATGCTCGGCGGCGTCACCGTCACCGACAACGGGGCCGACGAACTGCGCTCGCGGGAGGCCGTCGACTGGGACGTGCTCGTGTGGACCCCGCCCGAGCGCGCCTACAGCGCCGACGCCGACGTGGCGCGCTGTGAGGCCGTCGCGCCGATGGCCGACCTCGTGACCGACCTTGCGCTCGACGGGCGCTACGCCGAGGCGATGACGGTCAACGGGCTCGCCTTCTCGGCCGCGCTCGGGTTCGACGCCGACCCCGCGGTCGAGGCGATGCCCCACGCGACCGGGGTGTCGCTTTCGGGCACCGGTCCGAGCGTCGTCGCCGTCGCGGACCCGACCGACCCCGACACCGACCTCGACGCGGTCGCCGACGCGTGGGGCGAGCGCCCCGGCACGCTGCGAGAGACTACGACCAGAAACGACGGTGCTGCCGTCAGCGGAGAGTGA
- a CDS encoding DUF5796 family protein codes for MSAPSRSDVPPTSIGIDLREEGVVVEYLDGRTTLYRGVPDAAEGSVTAGPGKETHVLVTDPTETEGVMTYVNDYNTDDEILEDSGVGRVMVDDGDRDEVFPGVIVGREGQRNEVIADPEIAGGRVFVFVEDGWTERSYEIVEAPEDGLDAYR; via the coding sequence ATGTCAGCACCCTCACGCAGCGACGTCCCTCCCACGTCGATCGGTATCGACCTCCGCGAGGAGGGCGTCGTCGTCGAGTACCTCGACGGGCGAACCACGCTCTACCGCGGGGTCCCGGACGCCGCCGAGGGGTCGGTGACGGCCGGCCCCGGTAAGGAGACCCACGTTCTCGTCACCGATCCGACCGAGACGGAGGGCGTGATGACGTACGTCAACGACTACAACACCGACGACGAGATTCTCGAAGACTCCGGCGTCGGCCGGGTCATGGTCGACGACGGCGACCGCGACGAGGTGTTCCCCGGCGTGATCGTCGGCCGCGAGGGGCAGCGCAACGAAGTGATAGCCGACCCCGAAATCGCCGGCGGCCGCGTGTTCGTCTTCGTCGAAGACGGGTGGACGGAACGGAGCTACGAGATCGTCGAGGCGCCCGAGGACGGCCTCGACGCGTATCGCTGA
- a CDS encoding ferredoxin, translating to MSDEADADGEVLRASDIGGEGPPIEEKPYKIVFEANKCFGAGKCAEVGDNWEMDIQSGMAKPRSYYIGEDELEENVRAAEVCPAKKERGVIHVVDRRTDKEIAPNPHGDGTLSVDW from the coding sequence ATGAGCGACGAGGCGGACGCCGACGGTGAGGTGCTGCGCGCGAGCGATATCGGGGGCGAGGGGCCGCCGATCGAGGAGAAACCGTACAAGATCGTCTTCGAGGCAAACAAATGCTTCGGGGCGGGCAAATGCGCCGAGGTCGGCGACAACTGGGAGATGGACATCCAGAGCGGCATGGCCAAACCGCGATCCTACTACATCGGCGAAGACGAACTGGAGGAGAACGTCCGCGCCGCCGAGGTGTGCCCGGCGAAGAAGGAGCGCGGCGTGATTCACGTCGTCGATCGCCGGACCGACAAGGAGATCGCCCCGAACCCGCACGGTGACGGGACGCTCTCGGTGGACTGGTAG
- a CDS encoding DMT family transporter has protein sequence MSRYRTAGRFLLLCAVWGTAFMATDVGLADLPAVPFAAVRFDVAAVLLFAAVFASGVDVRPRTRDDYVYVLVGGSLIIGAHHAFLFAGQRHVTGGVAAVLLGLVPVVTPALTRLVSTDEEFTLATAIGVALGFVGVVVIADPDPANLADSVVGVALVLASALAFAVAAVVTHSRSPSMPFLSTQAWVMAVGAVVLHVAVLALPGQSFAAATWTPSALGAVAYLSAVAGVGGFLLYFTLLDDLGPIEMSFIEYVIPVFAALAGWIVLGQQATPATVVGFAFILAGFLAAKWRALRGI, from the coding sequence ATGAGTCGCTACCGGACGGCTGGCCGCTTCTTGTTGCTCTGTGCGGTCTGGGGGACGGCGTTCATGGCGACGGACGTCGGCCTCGCGGACCTCCCCGCGGTGCCGTTCGCCGCCGTGCGCTTCGACGTCGCCGCCGTGCTGTTGTTCGCCGCCGTGTTCGCCTCCGGGGTCGACGTCCGTCCCCGGACGCGGGACGACTACGTGTACGTGCTCGTCGGCGGCTCCCTCATCATCGGCGCGCACCACGCCTTCCTGTTCGCCGGCCAGCGACACGTCACCGGCGGCGTCGCCGCCGTCCTCTTGGGGCTCGTCCCCGTGGTGACGCCCGCACTCACGCGACTCGTCTCCACGGACGAGGAGTTCACCCTCGCCACCGCCATCGGCGTGGCGCTCGGCTTCGTCGGGGTCGTCGTTATCGCCGATCCGGACCCCGCGAACCTCGCCGACAGCGTCGTCGGCGTGGCGCTCGTGCTCGCGTCCGCGCTGGCGTTCGCCGTCGCCGCGGTCGTCACCCACAGCCGGTCGCCGTCGATGCCATTTCTCTCGACCCAGGCGTGGGTGATGGCCGTGGGCGCGGTCGTCCTCCACGTCGCCGTGCTCGCGCTGCCCGGACAGTCGTTCGCGGCCGCGACGTGGACGCCGTCCGCCCTCGGGGCCGTCGCGTACCTCTCCGCGGTCGCCGGCGTCGGCGGCTTCCTGCTGTACTTCACGCTCCTCGACGATCTGGGCCCCATCGAGATGAGCTTCATCGAGTACGTCATTCCCGTGTTCGCGGCGCTGGCGGGGTGGATCGTGCTCGGGCAGCAGGCGACGCCGGCGACCGTCGTCGGGTTCGCGTTCATCCTGGCGGGATTTCTCGCCGCGAAGTGGCGAGCGCTGCGTGGGATCTGA